GTACCGCAGCGCGCTGGCGCAGTACCAAGGAAAAACCCTGCGGCTGGGCGGCCTGGTGCAGGGTGAGCAGTACGACCCGCAGACGCAGCTGCTGCGCTTTACCATCACCGACGGCAGCGTGCATTACCCGGTGCAGTACCAGGGCGCCGTGCCGGAACTCTTCAAGGCCAATCAGGGGGTGGTGGTCGAGGGCAGGTTCACGGGCGACACCTTTCAGGCCCGCTCCCTGCTCGTCAAACACTCCGAGGAATACCGCGCCCCCGATGGTCCGGTCGATCAGGCAGACCTGAAAAAGCTGCTGCAGGATACCCGCTGACACCTCCGGGATGGGACATGTTGCTCTTCTGCCCGGCGCTAGTTTGAGGGAGAAGCGTTCATTCTCGTGAGTCCCGTGATTCACCTCGTTCACCTCGTTCTCCCTGCTGAGGTTCGCTGCCTTGAACTTGATTTCCTTTGAACTCTCCACGCTCGGCGCCTTCGGGCAGCTCTCACTGTTGCTGGCGCTGGCCTTCACGCTGCTGGGTCTGGGTCTGGCCGTGCTGGGTGGCCTGCGGCGTGACGAGCGTCTGACCGAGGGCGCGCGGCGCGGTGCGTGGGTGGTCTTCGGCTTTTCCACGCTCGCACTGTTCACGCTGGAAGTGGCGCTGCTGCGTGACGACTTCAGCGTGCGTTACGTCGCGCAGCACTCCATGACGGTCTCACCGCTGTGGGTAAAGGTCGTGACGTTGTGGGCGGCGCTGGAAGGCTCGATTCTGCTGTGGGCGTGGCTGCTGGCACTGTACACTTTCCTGCTGTCGCTCACCGTGCGGCGTGACGCGCTACGGCCCTGGGTGCTGGCCAGCATGTTCGTGTCACTGGTGTTCTTTGTGGGCGTCAACGCCACCATCGCCAGCCCTTTCACTCCGGTTGCCAGCCCACCCGCCGAAGGCGGAGGCCCTAATCCGCTGCTGCAGAACCACTGGATGATGGCCGTTCACCCGGTGCTGCTGTACTTCGGCTTCGTGGGGCTCGCGGTGCCGTTCGCGTACGCCGTGGCGGCCCTGGTTACCGGGCGCAGCGGAAGCGCGTGGATCACCCAGACCCGCCGCTGGACGGTGGTGGCGTGGTCCTTTCTGTCGGCGGCCATCGTGGCGGGCGGCTGGTGGAGTTACGAGGTGCTCGGCTGGGGCGGGTACTGGGCCTGGGACGCGGTGGAAAACGCCAGCCTGGTCCCATGGCTGCTCGCAACGGCCTTTTTGCACTCGATTCAGATTCAGGAACGCCGCCGCATGCTGGCCGCCTGGAACGTCTGGCTGATCGTCGCCGCGTACGGTGCGACCATTCTGGGCACCTTCATCAACCGCTCCGGGGTGGTCGAGAGCGTGCACGCCTTTGGCAGCGGGCCGGTCGGGCCGGTATTTCTGGGCTTTTTCGCCGTGCTGATGCTCGGGGGTGCCGCGCTGGCTGCCTGGCGGACGCCCCTGCTGCGCGACGAGCACGCCATTGACACACCCGTTTCGCGCGAGGGTGCTTACCTCGCCGGCAACGTCCTTTTTCTGGTCTTCGCGGTCATGGTCGTGATCGGCACGCTCTTTCCGGCGCTGGTCGAGGCGGTGCGGGGCGTGCGGGTCAGCGTAGGGCCACCCTTTTTCAATACCTTCGCGGTGCCGATGGGGCTGGGGCTGCTGTTCCTGATGGGGGTCGGTCCCTTGCTGCCCTGGCGACGTGCGCCAGGTGAGAAGCTGCTCGCCGCGTTGCGCCTGCCCGCAGCGGCGGCGCTGATGGCGGCCACGCTGGCCGTGGTCTTCGGGGTGCACTCGGTGGCCGTCGTGCTGACCGTGGCATTGTGCGCCTACAACGTCGCGGGCCTGGCGCTCCTCAGCGTGCGCGCCGCACGTCAGCGCGGCAGCTTTGTGGCCGTGGTGCGTGAACAACCCCGTCGGCACGGCGCTCACCTGGCCCACCTGGGGCTGGTGATCGTCGCGCTCGGCCTGGCCTTCAGTGGCGGCTACAAGCGTGAAGCCAACGTCACGCTCAACCTGGGTCAAGAAAGGCAGGCCCTGAACGAACGCCTGCAGTTTCTGGGAGTCGCGCAGCAGGAATTTCCCGAACGCCGCAGCGTCTACGCCCGCGTGCTGGTCGACGGGGTGGAGTACCGTCCGCGCCTCAACATCTACCCGACCTCGCGCGATTCGCTGCCTACTCCGGCCGTACGTTACCGGCTGCTGAGCGACACCTACCTCGTCATGACCTCGTTCGACGCGCAAGGCGGCCAGTGGGTCGCGCTGCGCCTGATCGAGTCTCCCCTGGTGTCGTGGATCTGGGCCGGCACCGTCGTGATCGTGCTGGGCGCCGCCCTGACGCTCGTCTCGC
The Deinococcus peraridilitoris DSM 19664 genome window above contains:
- the ccmE gene encoding cytochrome c maturation protein CcmE, with the protein product MSRPELGELPPARRRKRGKAGYLVALIALLGVVGAMLYGNLSKSLVYFVTPTEYRSALAQYQGKTLRLGGLVQGEQYDPQTQLLRFTITDGSVHYPVQYQGAVPELFKANQGVVVEGRFTGDTFQARSLLVKHSEEYRAPDGPVDQADLKKLLQDTR
- a CDS encoding heme lyase CcmF/NrfE family subunit → MNLISFELSTLGAFGQLSLLLALAFTLLGLGLAVLGGLRRDERLTEGARRGAWVVFGFSTLALFTLEVALLRDDFSVRYVAQHSMTVSPLWVKVVTLWAALEGSILLWAWLLALYTFLLSLTVRRDALRPWVLASMFVSLVFFVGVNATIASPFTPVASPPAEGGGPNPLLQNHWMMAVHPVLLYFGFVGLAVPFAYAVAALVTGRSGSAWITQTRRWTVVAWSFLSAAIVAGGWWSYEVLGWGGYWAWDAVENASLVPWLLATAFLHSIQIQERRRMLAAWNVWLIVAAYGATILGTFINRSGVVESVHAFGSGPVGPVFLGFFAVLMLGGAALAAWRTPLLRDEHAIDTPVSREGAYLAGNVLFLVFAVMVVIGTLFPALVEAVRGVRVSVGPPFFNTFAVPMGLGLLFLMGVGPLLPWRRAPGEKLLAALRLPAAAALMAATLAVVFGVHSVAVVLTVALCAYNVAGLALLSVRAARQRGSFVAVVREQPRRHGAHLAHLGLVIVALGLAFSGGYKREANVTLNLGQERQALNERLQFLGVAQQEFPERRSVYARVLVDGVEYRPRLNIYPTSRDSLPTPAVRYRLLSDTYLVMTSFDAQGGQWVALRLIESPLVSWIWAGTVVIVLGAALTLVSPAPARAARRATRSLSATD